Proteins from a single region of Acanthochromis polyacanthus isolate Apoly-LR-REF ecotype Palm Island chromosome 11, KAUST_Apoly_ChrSc, whole genome shotgun sequence:
- the LOC110959511 gene encoding tissue alpha-L-fucosidase: MLPVALLVIAFVARTSARFTPDWKSLDARPLPTWYDEAKLGIFIHWGVFSVPGFGSEWFWWRWQGQQPPDQSCVNYMSKNYPPGFSYPEFAPQFHAQFFDPEEWADIFKASGAKYVVLTAKHHEGFTNWGSPNSWNWNSVDTGPHRDLVGDLGEAVRSRSLHYGLYNSLYEWFHPLYLNDKKNGFKTQEFVMHKLLPEIYNMVVRYRPEVIWSDGDWEAPDTYWNSTELLAWLYNDSPVKDTVVTNDRWGAGCACKHGGYYNCEDKYTPGKLPKHKWEKCTSVDTLSWGYRRNMKMKELMDLPTIIKDLVQTVTLGGNYLLNVGPTPDGMIPAVFEERLRSVGAWLEINGEAIYASKPWRVQTENSTVPIWYTSKGTTVYAFITTKPPKPAVQLLEPKTSPSTKVTLLGDATSLPWSPVHPDAGLNVLLPELPYTPAQVWTLKLEFVQ, encoded by the exons ATGCTGCCTGTTGCCCTCCTCGTCATTGCTTTTGTAGCTCGAACCTCGGCTCGGTTCACTCCGGACTGGAAGAGTTTGGACGCCAGGCCGCTGCCTACGTGGTACGACGAAGCCAAGCTGGGCATTTTCATCCACTGGGGGGTGTTTTCTGTGCCCGGGTTCGGCAGTGAGTGGTTCTGGTGGCGCTGGCAGGGTCAGCAGCCTCCCGACCAGAGCTGTGTCAACTACATGTCCAAGAACTACCCACCTGGGTTCAGCTACCCGGAGTTTGCTCCTCAGTTTCACGCTCAGTTCTTTGACCCAGAGGAGTGGGCAGATATTTTTAAAGCTTCTGGCGCAAA ATATGTTGTCCTGACTGCAAAACACCACGAAGGATTTACTAACTGGGGCTCTCCAAACTCCTGGAACTGGAATTCTGTTGATACTGGTCCTCACAGGGATCTAGTGGGAGATCTGGGAGAGGCTGTGCGCAGCAG GTCATTGCACTATGGACTCTACAACTCCTTGTACGAGTGGTTCCACCCTCTCTATCTGAACGACAAGAAGAATGGCTTCAAAACACAGGAGTTTGTGATGCATAAACTCCTTCCAGAGATTTACAACATGGTTGTCAG GTACCGACCTGAGGTGATCTGGTCTGATGGAGACTGGGAAGCACCTGACACCTACTGGAACTCCACTGAACTCCTGGCCTGGCTCTACAATGACAGCCCTGTTAAA GATACCGTTGTGACCAACGACCGATGGGGAGCCGGCTGTGCCTGTAAACATGGGGGCTACTACAACTGTGAAGACAAGTATACTCCAGGCAAACTGCCCAAACACAAGTGGGAGAAATGCACGTCTGTGGACACACTCTCCTGGGGTTACCGGCGAAACATGAAGATGAAGGAACTTATGGACCTCCCTACCATTATTAAG GATCTGGTCCAGACTGTGACTCTCGGGGGTAACTACCTTCTCAATGTGGGTCCTACACCTGATGGGATGATCCCTGCTGTGTTTGAGGAGAGGCTCAGGAGTGTTGGAGCCTGGCTGGAGATCAATGGAGAGGCCATCTATGCCTCCAAACCCTGGAGGGTGCAGACTGAAAACAGCACTGTACCAATCTG GTATACATCTAAGGGGACCACTGTATATGCCTTCATAACAACCAAACCCCcaaagcctgcagttcaactgctGGAACCTAAAACGTCACCAAGCACAAAG GTGACCTTGTTGGGGGATGCTACGTCCTTACCGTGGTCCCCAGTCCATCCTGATGCTGGCCTCAATGTCCTCCTGCCTGAGCTGCCTTATACTCCTGCTCAGGTGTGGACACTCAAACTGGAATTTGTCCAGTGA